A single Pseudomonas sp. DC1.2 DNA region contains:
- a CDS encoding MotA/TolQ/ExbB proton channel family protein — MNDSLSSMIVPGVLWGLVLFSVVSWAILLVKSAQYLRQKSQNKQFSKAFWGAPDLLTAAEHASQYPGSLARIASSGFEALLVDESPRTTQQLAHTINRSDRLERNLRQQIQKERRSLENGQAILASIGSTAPFIGLFGTVWGIMEALQSIGASGSASLETVAGPIGHALIATGVGIAVAVPAVLIYNFFLRRLKLASADMDDFAHDFDALASRSAFSITRQAIASKNPAAVREAS, encoded by the coding sequence ATGAACGATTCACTGTCTTCGATGATTGTCCCGGGCGTGCTCTGGGGCCTGGTACTGTTTTCCGTGGTCAGCTGGGCGATTTTGCTGGTCAAGTCCGCCCAATACTTGCGGCAGAAATCCCAGAACAAACAATTCAGCAAAGCCTTCTGGGGCGCGCCGGATTTGCTCACCGCCGCCGAACACGCCAGCCAATATCCGGGCTCACTGGCGCGGATCGCCAGCAGCGGCTTCGAAGCCTTGCTGGTTGACGAGTCACCCCGTACCACCCAGCAACTGGCCCACACCATCAACCGTTCTGATCGGCTGGAACGCAACCTGCGACAGCAGATCCAGAAAGAGCGTCGCTCGCTGGAAAATGGCCAGGCGATCCTCGCCAGCATCGGCAGCACCGCGCCGTTCATTGGCTTGTTCGGCACCGTGTGGGGAATCATGGAAGCGCTGCAAAGCATCGGCGCCAGTGGTTCCGCCAGCCTGGAAACCGTCGCTGGACCGATTGGCCACGCGTTGATCGCCACCGGTGTCGGCATCGCCGTCGCGGTGCCGGCAGTGCTGATTTACAACTTCTTCCTGCGCCGTTTGAAACTTGCCTCGGCGGACATGGACGACTTCGCCCACGACTTCGACGCCCTCGCCTCACGCAGTGCGTTTTCCATCACTCGCCAGGCCATCGCCAGCAAAAACCCAGCCGCCGTGCGGGAGGCTAGCTAA
- a CDS encoding biopolymer transporter ExbD, with translation MSFSTQDSDEVLSEMNVTPLVDVMLVLLVVFIVTAPLMTNAIKVNLPKTDAVAPAEKKDPVVVSVDQDGKFYLAKTEVAPESLEASLKEVKARDSEVRIQLQADSAVNYGQVAKAMASIERSGITKISVMTTR, from the coding sequence ATGTCTTTCTCCACTCAAGACAGCGATGAAGTGCTCAGCGAAATGAACGTCACGCCGCTGGTGGACGTGATGCTCGTGCTGCTGGTGGTGTTCATCGTCACCGCGCCGCTCATGACCAACGCGATCAAGGTGAACTTGCCTAAAACCGACGCCGTCGCCCCTGCTGAAAAGAAAGACCCGGTGGTAGTCAGCGTCGATCAGGACGGCAAGTTCTACCTGGCCAAAACCGAGGTCGCACCCGAATCTCTGGAGGCCAGCCTCAAAGAGGTCAAGGCCAGGGACAGTGAAGTGCGTATCCAGTTGCAGGCCGATTCCGCCGTCAATTACGGGCAGGTGGCGAAGGCCATGGCCTCAATCGAGCGCTCGGGCATCACCAAGATATCGGTGATGACCACCCGCTGA